A single Methylomonas sp. AM2-LC DNA region contains:
- the recQ gene encoding DNA helicase RecQ, translating into MTTNPALQTLRSVFGYNSFRGQQQDIIGQLCSGRDVLVLMPTGGGKSLCYQIPSIIMDGVGIVISPLIALMQDQVTALHLLGVKAAFLNSTLSLDEVRHIEQQLISNQLDLLYIAPERLSNTRTQSLLKRCKIALFAIDEAHCVSQWGHDFRSDYLQLSVLHQLFPSVPRIALTATADERTREEIIQRLALEQSEVFISGFDRPNIRYRIIQKQNARQQLLNFINAEHNGDTGIVYCLSRKKVEDTAEWLNQKGLRALPYHAGMPADIRQKNQHQFLMEDGLIIVATIAFGMGIDKPNVRFVAHLDLPKSIEAYYQETGRAGRDGNAANAWMAYGLQDVITLRQMLASSTADETHKRIEYHKLDAMLALCESVSCRRQILLSYFGDILDHNCGNCDTCLEPVKTWDGTLPAQQALSAIYRTGQRFGVTYLIDVLRGKEDARIQQFGHAHQSTFGIGKALDENQWRSVFRQLVARALVEVDLEGHGSLKLTDACRPILRGEQTLMLRQDVAIEKLRRDKSDKPQPDSALWNALRAKRRELADLQDVPPYVIFHDATLMAMLENRPSNKQQMALISGVGERKLALYGDEFLAVLAQFSSLEIKAISSDTANETLDLFRLGLNVEQIAAKRNLKTDTVYNHLSKNLETGLIDLHEVVNLSNADITAIEDQFLHLPDQQKNALKPVYEHFAGEYSYEVLRCVRASLQWRLR; encoded by the coding sequence ATGACCACTAACCCCGCATTGCAAACCCTACGCTCAGTATTTGGCTACAACAGCTTTCGTGGGCAACAACAAGACATTATTGGTCAATTGTGCAGTGGACGTGATGTACTGGTATTGATGCCTACAGGTGGCGGCAAATCTCTGTGTTATCAAATTCCGTCCATTATTATGGATGGCGTTGGTATTGTCATATCACCGCTAATTGCGTTAATGCAGGACCAAGTGACCGCCTTACATTTATTAGGAGTTAAAGCTGCGTTTCTTAATTCAACCTTGTCATTAGATGAAGTCCGTCATATTGAACAGCAACTCATCAGCAATCAGTTGGATTTGCTTTATATAGCTCCGGAACGGCTTAGTAATACCCGCACACAATCCTTACTAAAACGCTGCAAAATCGCTTTGTTTGCCATTGATGAAGCGCATTGCGTCTCACAATGGGGGCATGACTTTCGCTCTGATTATTTACAGCTCTCGGTTTTACACCAACTATTCCCAAGCGTCCCACGCATAGCTCTCACGGCTACTGCAGACGAACGTACCCGCGAAGAAATTATCCAGCGTCTGGCATTGGAACAATCTGAGGTATTCATTAGCGGTTTTGACCGTCCTAATATTCGTTACCGTATTATCCAGAAACAAAATGCGCGTCAGCAATTGCTTAACTTCATTAACGCTGAACATAATGGTGACACTGGCATTGTCTATTGCCTATCCCGAAAAAAAGTTGAAGATACTGCGGAATGGCTCAATCAAAAAGGCTTACGAGCCCTCCCCTATCATGCGGGTATGCCAGCCGATATTCGACAAAAAAACCAACATCAGTTTTTGATGGAGGATGGCTTGATTATCGTTGCCACTATCGCTTTTGGCATGGGTATAGACAAGCCTAATGTGCGCTTTGTGGCACACTTGGATTTACCCAAAAGTATTGAAGCCTATTACCAGGAAACCGGGCGTGCTGGTCGTGATGGTAATGCTGCAAATGCCTGGATGGCCTATGGTTTACAGGATGTAATTACCTTGAGACAAATGCTAGCCTCGTCTACCGCAGATGAAACGCATAAACGTATCGAATACCATAAACTGGATGCCATGCTAGCGTTGTGCGAATCTGTTAGCTGTCGTCGTCAGATTTTACTTTCTTATTTTGGTGATATTCTGGATCACAACTGTGGCAATTGCGATACCTGCCTGGAACCAGTAAAGACCTGGGATGGTACCCTACCCGCTCAACAGGCTTTATCTGCTATTTACCGTACCGGACAACGTTTTGGAGTCACCTATCTGATCGATGTACTACGCGGCAAAGAAGACGCCCGCATCCAGCAATTTGGACACGCTCATCAGTCCACCTTCGGCATTGGTAAAGCACTCGATGAAAACCAATGGCGCTCAGTGTTTCGGCAACTGGTAGCCAGAGCGCTGGTGGAAGTTGACCTTGAAGGTCATGGCAGCCTGAAACTGACCGATGCCTGTCGCCCAATCTTGCGTGGCGAGCAGACATTGATGTTACGACAGGATGTAGCCATTGAAAAACTGAGAAGGGATAAATCCGACAAACCACAGCCCGATAGCGCTTTGTGGAATGCTTTACGTGCCAAACGCCGCGAACTGGCTGATTTGCAAGATGTCCCCCCTTATGTGATTTTTCACGATGCCACACTAATGGCCATGCTGGAAAATCGACCAAGCAACAAACAGCAAATGGCTTTAATTAGTGGCGTGGGGGAGCGTAAATTGGCTTTATATGGCGATGAATTTCTAGCAGTATTAGCCCAGTTTAGCTCGCTTGAAATCAAAGCCATCAGTAGTGACACTGCTAACGAGACTTTGGACCTATTCAGACTGGGATTAAACGTCGAACAAATTGCAGCTAAACGCAATCTAAAAACCGACACAGTTTACAATCACCTTTCAAAAAACCTGGAAACCGGACTGATAGATCTACATGAAGTTGTCAATCTTTCCAATGCTGACATTACCGCTATTGAAGATCAATTCCTGCATCTGCCTGATCAACAGAAAAATGCGCTTAAACCTGTTTACGAACACTTTGCGGGCGAATACAGTTACGAAGTATTACGTTGCGTAAGAGCTTCTTTACAATGGCGTTTACGATAA